GGAAGGCAACCACGTCAGAAGACTGCAAGGTAGCCCCGTATTCATCCAAGGAGGTTGTCCATTTGGCATTGTCCGAATGGTACGTATTGATGGGGCCCTTGGTCACTTCGGTTGTTCCAGATTGCAAGATCTGAACGCCACCGTCATCAACCCGTTGGACCACATAGACCAATATGAACTGCATAGTGAAACCCATGCTGCAGCTATGCATTAGTGAAAACTAATATGTCTCTATTAGGAGGAAGCCTACCTCGAGTGAGAGCTTCAAGTCCCTCCTGAGCTGCATTCCATGCCGACCGTGTTGTTGCCTGTCAGTGTGAAGATCCCACCATGTCCACCGGCGGTGAAACTCAGGGAGGTGCTGGCAGTTGCTCTAGCCCGTATTAGCAAATGTTTCATATATGCTGCGTAAATGGGCGACATATCGTTCTGTTTGAGCTGACGGAATAGGGAACCTAGCCATGCTCCAGTGCGTCTCATACACTAGAATTTGGCAATCTGTTCCATTCTACGCACCGTCTGATGCCAACAACATGGATGTACCAAGCTTCACCCTACGATTCAAGGCTCTCTCGGACGATCCAACTCAGCCCGTGCAGAACTGCCAATTGCACATCGTGAGTTCCGATGTGGTTGAAGTCTTTGCCAACTGCGCCTCCGCGACCATTGACACTGAAGGCAAGTGGTACCAAGCGGACGCGTTTGGTGTGGTTAGTGTCATCGTTTCTACTGCAGACATGGCCTCCTTTACCCTCCAAGTGGACCAGTTCCAGGCTGTTGGAGGTACTCCTGTGGCCATCCAGACCAATGTCTTGAACCCCAACGGAAAGCTGAACACCAAGCTTGCCTTCATCCAACATGCAAACGATCTCTTGAATGCCAAAACCCAGACGGGGGGGCGTTGATTGCTCCAGGGGCCGTCAACAGCAGGATGCGGAGCAGGCCGCATCCATGATCAATCAGTTGAACAAAACCCGATCTTCCTTGGTCGGCCAGGCCAACCCTTGAAGAGGATCGACAACAATCCCAAGGTCTACaacctcaagggcaagaggCCGACTATTCTCGCCGGCATTGTTGGAGACAACACACCCAGAAAAATAGAGCGTTTCTTGGATAGACTGAGCGAGACCAGCTGGTATGACCCTTGGGGTTTCTTCTCGTGGTGTTACGAGAAGCCCAAACAGGCTACAAGTTGGATCCTTCAGAAAATTGGTACGTGACTCCCGTTACTAGATGTTCTAAATCATAGACTCTGACCCTTGGAACTAGGCAATGCCCTGAGCTTGGTGATAGAAATCGCCGGCACGGTGTACAAGTTCATTCTCGACGGTGTTGAAGTTGGAAAGGCCATGAGCTGGGTGTTTGAGAAGATCACTGTTGGAGTACAGAGGCTGATTGACTTTGTCGGTTTCATCTTCCAGTGGGGAGACATCCTCGACACCTCTGACAGCATCGTGGCCTCTATTAACGCTGGTCTCGGATATGCGCAGGACAAAGTATCAAGTCTGAAGGCAAAGGAGCAGTAGTTTATGAAGATCCTGGAAGACTCTGTGAACAGCCGCCAGGCCCCTGAGAATGTTGCTGCAGGCAGCGAAACAAAAGATCCCCTGGAAACAATCGATATGGATGCGGCCAAGAACAGCGTTGCATATAACTGGGCGTCGTACTAGGTTGCGTATGGAGGCATGGCTCAGAGTGGCAAGATCAACGGCGCAGCGGATCTCATGTCGGCGATGCCAACTCTCGAGGACGGCACTACTCTTCAAGACCTCTGGAATGACTTGCCAACTATCTTTCAGACTCTGTACTACTACATCACCGCCATTGGTGGCGATGTGAGCGACCTGTTCACCCCTACCACTACGTCCACCGACGCATATAACAAACTGAAGCTCGACTTGATCAACGCTGCCGTTGATACGACGCAAAATGTTCTAgatctcctcgtcgacgcATTGTCTCTAGTCCTAGCTTAGTTCCAACAACTCTGCAATCAGGCTATCGAGCTCCCCATCTTCACTGCCCTCTGGAAAGCCATCGCCGGCGGCAGGGACTTTGCCGTCTTCAATGCCTTTTCACTGCTCATGGCCATACCTGTGACCTTTGTGTACAAGGTGGTCGATGGCACAGCACTGCCGTCCCTGAAGGGCATGGACAAGACTACTTTCGCAGCCTACGTGAATGGCACCCTAGGCGACGATGACTCGGATTTTGGCATCACCCGCACCCAGATTCAGATCGTTGGGTTCGCTATAGCGGTCACAGCTATCCACCTTGAAGTGGACTTTCAGCTCATCAGCTGGGTGACCAAGAAGATCCAAGGCCTCGCTGCCGTGACCATTGACACTGGTCTGATCTTTGTTGGCGTAGCTATGCTGATCATCGGATGGCCTGTTGCTGGTCAGAAGGACATGGGAATGAGATTCATCGTGAGTTATACTCCTTGCAGTCTTATATTCTATGGCCCCCAGGGCCTAGGCTTTCAGTTTCACGAGTATCATTTGGCATACTGACTTCTGCAAGAGGTCTGGGGACTCGACTGCTCCAACTTAGTCGCTCTTGCAACGACACGATTCGTCTCATGGAAGACGAGCACCCCGCGGTCCGAGACGGCCCCCGCAGTAGCAACTTGGGGCGTAATGACGTCGATACCCTCATACATGATAAAGATCATTGTCAACAACGACTCAGAGCCGAGCGACCTAAGTCTTCTTGCCCGGCACATCGTGGAGGATACATTcgacatgatcaaggcgTGGCTTGCTAGTGTGGGCGAGGTTGTCGAAGATATCAAAGTCAAAGCCGTTGCCAAGGGCTTGGGGTATGTATGTGTTACTATACAGGTTGTGATGAAGTTTGTAGTCTTTTATATTGCTGCAGAGGATACTCTTGATAGGCCTTTCTTATTGCGTGGATAGCAGAGATGCAGGGCAAGAGGTGGTAGTTCTCAGTGATATAGTCTTCCTCGTTGCTGACGAGGTCACTATTCGACGAAATTTCGAGTAAAATATAAAGGAGTCAAGACTAGTGCATAGATGGACATACTACCCTAAAAACCTCCTCTAGTACTTTTACAAATATGTTATGGTATCCTACGAAAGCGAAGAGCTTTcgaaaaaaacaaaaaaaggATGAGAAAGTAAATCTATCTACCTAGAAATCGTGAAAGCAAGAATATATACAGAGCATATACTGATACTCTAACAACAGGCATACTAGCCTGCAAATATGAGCTTGGATAATGGCCATAGAGTCCCGCTTTATGACGCCATGTAGTCTCCTAGCTTAAATCTTTCCAAAGCCAGCGTTCTGGGGAACTTTGGCCTGCGCGGTCTTGGCCTGAGTGGCCCGAGCAATGGGCAGACCCTTAAATTCGGACAAGAATCCAGTGTCCTTACGGTTGAAGGCACCTGAACCAGAGAAGATGTTGCCTTGGCAGACGCGACCGAGGTACGGCTTGGTAGCCTCTGCAGCGGCGGTGTCGGGGCAGCTGTTCAGTTGGCCCTTGAAGTCGGGCGTGACGACTTGCTGAACGTTCAGGAACACGTTGCCCTCAAACAGACCCTTGCCAGCTGTGTCTCCCTCGATGGCATGACCCTTGATGTCAGACCAGACGTTGTTGACCGCGTGGAGGAAGGTAGTGGCAGAGAGAGCCGGTCCACGTCCGGCTGTGTGGATAATGTAGTTGTCTGGATGTATGAGCAGGCACTCATGAATAGGTACTAGAAGGGAAACTCACTCTGGAGGGTAATTTGATCGCCCTGGCCAACCATTTCAAAGGTCCAATAGTGGTAACCAGTGCATCCGGCTGACCACGAAGTGCGGCCGTCGATGAAGTTGTTTGACAGAGTGATACCGGTGCTCTTGTCACGGCCAAAGACGTAGTGTTGACGTCCGAGAAGCGATGTCTGACAAGATTAGCAACTATCCCACCGTTAATTGAAAGGTTAGACTTACAGTGCAATGATCGATCCAGATCTTGCTGGCGGCATTGAAGATAAATGCATCACCGCCCCAGACGTATTGCGGGTTAAGGGTAGTCACATCTGAAGTGTGGTTAGCCGAGCGTCTGTTCTGTCGTCTTGTCCGCGCGTTCTGACTTACGGATGTTCTGAACGATAACGTTCTTCACGTTGGCGAAGCGCAGtcccttgcccttgataATACCCTTGTTACCAACTCCAATAATGGTCTTGTCCGAAGCGACATTGATACCAGCTGTCCCAGCCTTGTCGTAGGTAACCTGGGCGGCAGGCCAAGTGCCACAAAAGTTGGCGGTGTTGATGGCCAGTTGACAGCCCTTTCCGGTTCCCCATGGAGCGCAACCCGTCGCACGCACCGTACCCTCGGAGCCAGTGAAGTCGTAAGTCCTGTCGAGAACGATGACACGAGGCGACTTGTCGGTCAAGTAAGTGACAAGCTCCTGGATGTTCCTCGGGGTGACGGGCGTTGCTGAGCCGCCTCCAGTAACACCTTGAGCAAAACCTTCAGCTGCACCAGAGACCTTCTGTGCAGCAGTGGAGGTCAGAAGTGCGGTAAACGCACTAACGAAAAGACCGAACTTCATCGTAGCAGGAGGAGTAGTTGTGGTAGGATTGTAGACGCGAGGTGGCTTGGCAGATGAATAGTATAGTATATGTCTACCTTAACCCCTATATATATACCCGAATGACAAGatgcaacaacaacaacatggTAAGTCGGCTATTAACTTGAGCGGCAAGTTCATATAGCCGAATGTGAAAAAGTTAATATACTATTGGTTTCAGGTGGCCGGAAATTCGTAGGTAAGAGTCGAGCCGATTTACCGTGGACATGTTATCCCACCACTGAACATCCGTGAGAAGAGGTCCTTGGGTCACCGCAACTCAAGTCCCAGAACTCATGCCCTTGGGGTGGGCTGAAATCCTACCCTTGGGATGGACTGGCCACTTGGGTGGGATACGCTTGGATGGGGTAAAGCGGGTTTCCTTCAGGATATGGTATTTTCTCAGCATTAGGTTTTAATGCCAGCACATATAGACCACTGtgctctttgttgttgtggctgatggcttcttttaGAAGCGTCACCAAGTTCACACAAAAAGGGGGGGAGGCTTCCAATGGGGGGGAAGCCAGTCATGCGAGGGTTATTATTAGCAGGCCAAGGTGGGCTAGCAAATGTGAGCTTGTGGACCACCTCGGCATGAATGTGATTTGTTCCACCCTGGGGAACGATGAACGAGGCTAAACGAAGTCCCAGTATTTGTTAAACGACAACGCCAAGGACAGGCTTAGAAACAGCGGAACGAGATACGCCACTGAAAGGATGCCAACAAACCAACAGCCTCGACCTCCCTTATCGTACGCAGCTTCGCTCCCTCCTTCGGTTCGTAATTCTAATCACGTACGATCTGCCCCGTTGTACTTGAGCTCTTTTGCCCTTTTACTTTCTTCACCTCGTTTATCCTCGCTGCTTTCATCCATCCCTGCTTGACAATGACGACTGGGTCCGAAGCTTCTGCAAACATGTCGGATGGTGAGTTGGCGGCTTCGTTAACACGGCGGTCCGCACGCAAACCACACAGGAAATCTAGAAAGGGATGTCTAGACTGCAGAAGACGTCGAGTCAAGGTGAGTTTGGCTGCACGAGACCGTTATGACATTGGCTAAATGTTTGTTTGTCTTTAGTGTGATGAGGAGCATCCAAGCTGTCGGACATGTGTGCGGAGAAATGTCCACTGCGAGTACCCAGACAATGCCCAACGTCTGCCCAGCCCGCCAACAACTACACCAGACTCCCATGTCCCACTGTGCCTTGCCAGATCTTCGTCTTCACCGTCGGCCCCAACGCCAGCCACCACGCctctcttcagcctcgccaacGTCACCACTGACACATTCTCGTTGGTCGACTTGCGTCTGCTTCATCACTGGATTACATATACAAGCCAAGACATTTGCAGGTGTCCTCCAGCTCGACACATCTGGCAAGGCATACTTCCCCAGATCGGATTCAAACATCCATATGTGTTGCACGCCTTGCTGGGTCTTGCGGCTTTGCATATTGCCTATCAAAACCCGCAGGAGAGAAAGGtcagatggatggatgcagtTGACCACCATAGCAGAGCGCTAGATGGCTTCCAGAAAGCCGTTGGGTGCATCAGCGAAGAGAACAGTGAAGCACTGTTTGTGGGATCACTATGCAACGTCTTGTACGTCTTCGCCCTGTCGAATCCGCTCCAGGAGACTCTAGGCACCGTCTCTTACTCGACAGCGTCATCACGGAACGACAGGATACTCGGGGCTGAGTGGATTCCCATGATCCGTGGTTTGGAAGCAGTACTTCGGCCCATCCAATGCCATTTGCTATCTGGCAGGATAAGCTccatcctcagcctcggcaaTTGGGATGAGCTAGATCTTGAAAAGAGCAGCTCTGACCCAGCTGATGAGTACATTTGCAGAAGCCGGGAGACCTGGAAGGACTCCAACTGTTCCGAGATCTATGAAACTACTCTCCAAACTTTCCGAAAATGCCGGTTGTACTCGGAGCAGTTCTCTTCCATGGATCCAAAGGTTATTGACCAGTGGGTATGGAACAGAGCGTGGTCAGGACCACTCATGTTCATTCACTTTGCGCCTGAGGCATACTTTACGCTTCTTCAACAGAGGCAACCACCTGCTTTGGTTCTGTTTGCTTTCTTTGGCGCTCTTTTTCACACACTGGATGACTATTGGTTCTTGGAGGGATGGGGAAGGTCAATTGTTGAGGTGGTGCACGATATCCTTGGTCCGTATTGGAAGCCTTGGATTACTTGGCCCCTGCAAGCAGTTGAAATGGAATGAATTCAGATGTgtagatattaattattagaTCTTATTTGAGTAAATGAGTATTATGTAGATGATATTCTTCTCTGATTTTGTGCTAGTCGGAGCTTAACTCTAACTAACAGTAATATGACTCTGGTATCTATCCTCGCTATCCAGAGGGTTTCTACTGCCCCGTCAGTTGTCAAAGCCTTTTTTTGTAACCAAGGAGATCCCAGTATCTTAATCCAACTACCCGTGAGTTCCAGCCAGCGGACCAGCTCGGTCGAGTATGCCGGTTATATCCCCACATGAAGCCGGACAAGACTGCCTGGAACAGAGTGttcatcaagttcaagccaATCGTAACCTCTAGCTTCCATAATGCAGTCGGCACTGCTCGTCGCCCAGAAGGAGGGATCTCTGGGATGGACCGCGAGGGGTAAGGTACCACATCTTCTAGCGTCGTATTCTGGGACAGCCAGGACTCGACTTCTGCCGGACCAATGTTGACTGGTACGGTTTGGGAGCCAGGTAGTCGAAACCACGCCCGATATGTCCCGGCCAAGTCTCTTAACGCGAGCATATCTCTTCCTGACAGGTGCTGTAGCAGTCTCCAAGCTTCCATAGATCGTCGGGGAGCGAGTCCAAACGCTGGCACACAGAATAATGCGTTGAGAATCTGCGAGTCTATCTCGATCCATTTTCGACGGGGAGAGTTGATGTCGTCGCAAGTTGGGTGGCACATGGCTGGGGCAGCATTGCAGAGTAATAGGAAAATCATTCCTCCCCACGCAACCACGTTGAGACAGTATATGATGAGAAGAGCTTTGAGGATGGTCATGTGCTTGACCCAATCGACTGCCATGGCCACCCTAGATCTTTGAGATTGCGAGGCGTTGGGAGACAGGTGCTGGCCGTCTTCCAAGTGACCGGGTGCAAACCCTTCGGCAGAGTCTTTCGTCTGGCTGATCAACTCCATCTCTTGAGATGTGTGGCTGTTGACTAACAGATATCCGGGCTGGTGACGAGTGGAGGTGGATATGTCGTCAACCGTCTCCTTCGGACCGGTGTCCAAGGCCACATAAACAGCCCCCTTGTTGTCGGCCATTGTCGTCTCTTTGGGACCTGTCGTTTAGATCATGGGTCTTGGTCGGAGATCTTCTTTCTCTGGCTGGTTCTTATAGTACATATCCGTAATGTCCTGAACCAACCTACGAACGATTTCTCTCGGCCAATTGGCGAAATGACTTCGGTCAATGTCCCTTTTTCGGTTCCACGTCAAGAGCTCTGAGCCACCCCCATCTTCGTATGCGTATTTCGCTCGGTAAGTGCTTGGCATAAATGCTGCCCATTTGTCTCTGGGTCGTTACGTGTCACGGCCGAATGCTTCTTGAAATTGCAGAGCCCATCTCCCAGACCATGGCTGAGCACTGGTGTAAATGATCGGACCGCTCTCACACTTGTCATTGATCGTGATGCGATGTGACGGTCACCGAACGTCTCGCACTTTTTACAAATCCATACTCGCAGTGCACATCTAGATGGGAGATCTAGCAGCGGCACTTGGATCATTCTATTGTCATGTGAAGATTCTCGATTTACTCTAAATCCCTTCCTAACTCTTTATGTGCAATCAAATATGTACAATGCGCAACGCTTTCACCCATGCAATCATTTCATCTATGTATAACCCACGTCTCGAGAACAACAAAGGCTTCAAACAAATCTACGACCACCCAACCTTAAAGACATGCTTGTTTATCTTCTGCTGGGGGCTACTGCCTCCAAACCAACATCACCGTCACTCTCATCAGAGCTTCGTCGGCTGCTCTTATCCTTGGGGCTGAGCTGCTCGACATACCAGACCAGGAAAATGGCCATAACAACAGCCATAAGGATCGTGTCGAAGATGTAGAGAAATATCTCATGGGTAATCAGATATCCCTTATTTCCCTGTAGATACTCAACCACGCGGAAAACACTTCGAATCAGGATAATAAGACTGGTGATGTAGAGAACCCAGAGATATCGCTTCCAAGGGACATCACCTCTCTTGGCCACACGCGTCGGTGCAAGCGTAATTCGACGGTGGAAGAGCATGGCtgtgacgatgaagaagccaaagataCAAATCTGGCAGAAGAGaccggcgatgatgatctttTCACCAATCTTGTAGAGGTCCAATGTTCCACCAGACTGGATACCTCCACCTCCTGCTTGGAGGGAGAAGGCAATGACATCGCCAGTGACAAAGATCCGTGTGACCCAGTTGACCGGAATCAATGACAGATGTTCAGCTCGGAGAGTGCGAATCAAGCGACCCAGAATCATATAAATCGATGCGGCGTAGAGGGCGGGAGCGACGAGGATCAGGATGGCTTGAATGACGAACCCGCCAATTGAGAGGGTATCATAATGACTCCATATTCGACCGCAGTAACCAATGGTTTGGACTACAAAAGAATGTTAGTATTTCCCCACCAGCTTGTCCAAATTGGTTCACTCACAGACTCCACCAATTGTGAACGCAGAGAAGTAGAAGGCTCGGGCTCGGAGCAACCTCCAGGTGTGAAGAATCGTAAGCACGGCAAACACAGCAACACTTGCGATAGCTGCAGGCAGTGAAGGAGTGTATCGATAGAGTTTAAAGTCAAAGGCAGCACCCGGGTCCGTTCCGTCGTTGTTCGCCATGTCGTGGACCTGTGTGGATGTGTCGAAGGGGCGGGAATAAGACGGTGGAGATGGAGTGTGGCGAAGGGCTCCAGCCGAACGAGAGTGTGACAGTTAAAGAAGTAAAAGGGGTCATCAGTGGGAGAGAATGCATACAGCTAGGAATCCGTCGAGTGGAAAGACTAAATACTGGTGTTTAACAACACGACAGGCCCAGAGAACAAGCAGGCCAaggctttttttcttggctCATGTGGGCAAACGAGATGATTGATGCTGAATCTCGGACCAAGAACGAAATACGAGGCTGAACGAGGGCCCCGCCAGACTCGGAGCGTCCGAGTTGCG
This region of Fusarium keratoplasticum isolate Fu6.1 chromosome 7, whole genome shotgun sequence genomic DNA includes:
- a CDS encoding Amb-all domain-containing protein; this translates as MKFGLFVSAFTALLTSTAAQKVSGAAEGFAQGVTGGGSATPVTPRNIQELVTYLTDKSPRVIVLDRTYDFTGSEGTVRATGCAPWGTGKGCQLAINTANFCGTWPAAQVTYDKAGTAGINVASDKTIIGVGNKGIIKGKGLRFANVKNVIVQNIHVTTLNPQYVWGGDAFIFNAASKIWIDHCTTSLLGRQHYVFGRDKSTGITLSNNFIDGRTSWSAGCTGYHYWTFEMVGQGDQITLQNNYIIHTAGRGPALSATTFLHAVNNVWSDIKGHAIEGDTAGKGLFEGNVFLNVQQVVTPDFKGQLNSCPDTAAAEATKPYLGRVCQGNIFSGSGAFNRKDTGFLSEFKGLPIARATQAKTAQAKVPQNAGFGKI
- a CDS encoding Zn(2)-C6 fungal-type domain-containing protein: MSDDCRRRRVKCDEEHPSCRTCVRRNVHCEYPDNAQRLPSPPTTTPDSHVPLCLARSSSSPSAPTPATTPLFSLANVTTDTFSLVDLRLLHHWITYTSQDICRCPPARHIWQGILPQIGFKHPYVLHALLGLAALHIAYQNPQERKVRWMDAVDHHSRALDGFQKAVGCISEENSEALFVGSLCNVLYVFALSNPLQETLGTVSYSTASSRNDRILGAEWIPMIRGLEAVLRPIQCHLLSGRISSILSLGNWDELDLEKSSSDPADEYICRSRETWKDSNCSEIYETTLQTFRKCRLYSEQFSSMDPKVIDQWVWNRAWSGPLMFIHFAPEAYFTLLQQRQPPALVLFAFFGALFHTLDDYWFLEGWGRSIVEVVHDILGPYWKPWITWPLQAVEME